From Paenibacillus sp. FSL H8-0537:
CTGCACATATTGCAGGCTGGAAGAAGATAGCCGATGAAGTTCACCAAGCTGGCGGATATTTAGTCATCCAATTAATGCATGTGGGGCGCATGTCGCATTCGGAAAATACGCCACATCATCGCCAGCCGGTTGCACCGTCTGCCATTGCACCCAAGGCACAGATGTTTACTGCAACCGGAATGCAGGATATTCCCGTTCCGCGCGAGTTAAGCCTTGAAGATGTCAAGGCGACCGTTGAAGATTTCCGCAAGGCAGCCGCAGCCGCCATTCAGGCTGGAGCGGATGGTGTGGAGATTCATGGGGCAAACGGTTATTTGATTCATCAATTTATTTCAGAGAATGCAAATGTACGAACAGACCAGTATGGTGGATCGATTGAAAATCGCACACGTTTTGCCATTGAAGTAGCAACAGCCGTAGCAGAAGAAATTGGAGCTGAGCGTACAGGCTTCCGTATCTCTCCTGGAGTTCCACTGGGAGACCTTGTTGAGGGCAATAAAGGGCCGGAAGTATACAAATACTTGATTTCAGAACTTGCCAAACTTAACCTGGCTTATCTTCATGTCTTGCATAGCGGCAATGAAGAGACGCTTCGTGAAATTCGCTCAGCTTGGCCGACTGTGCTCATGGTTAATCGTCCGAGCCGCCCTCTGGAGGAACTAAGCCGAGACGTTGATGCAGGAGTTGCAGATATCGTATCGGTAGGCACTTGGGCGCTTGCCAATCCTGACTTTGTGGAACGTTTGAAAGCAGGCGGTCCGCTGAACGAAGCTGATCCGTCCACCTTTTATGGTGGTGACCAACGCGGCTACACGGATTACCCTGCAATGAATTGAATTCAGATCTAAATGGATGTGCATTGCTTGCGCCATTTCATAAGTGACGGGCTATGGTGTGGCTTGAACTTTTTTTATCGTCAAATAAAGCCAAAAAGAGACCATGTTAAGCAACTGCATCTTTACAATCGAGGGGTTATCCACTACCCTTGAATAATCAGTAAAGCAACTGCAGGAGGTTAAGTTAAACATGGATGGGATAGAGAATGGTTTATCCGAAGGATTGCCCAAAGAAGAAATGCAAGCGATTCAACGGTTCCCAATAAATTTTGCTATCTTTTCCCTAGCCAGGTCCCATCGGGGTTTGGCTGCACACTTACTACGCGACATAGGCTTGTACGCTGGCCAGGAAATTATGCTTATGCAGTTAGGGGAGCAAGATGAGCAATCGCAACAAAGTCTGGGCTTCACAATGCGACTGGACCATTCGACAGTGGCCAAATCGGTTCGACGCCTGGAGGATGCGGGATTGGTCACTCGTTCACGCTCGCCAAAGGACGGGCGTGTTACGCTTGTAAAACTAACAGAAGTGGGCCGCGAGCTTGTAGCGAAGTCCACCGCCGTTTGGACAGAAATGGAAAGGATAACGTCGAAAGGGCTTTCGGAGCAAGAAAAAGAGCTGTTAATCTCTTTATCGCAAAAGATTTCAGCTAACATGGAAAGTAAAATATAATGCCGTCATGACGCAGATCCGGAATTCCCTATCGTGCTGCATTTCTCGCAATGAAGTCAGCGATCGTGTACGGCAAATTTTAGCCAAGAAATAGAGATTTAGGAGATTGTTGCATTAAAAAGAGCATGCTCGATACGGAGCATGCTCTTTTTAATTGCTTAGTTACGTTCAATATGCTTGTAGATTGCTTCATCTTTTGACTTGACTTGTTCTCTCCATATAGTTCGTTTAGATGCTCGATATGAGACATTCCCCATGCATTCATTGCCTGCAATTGCGAGGTGAGCATTTTTTTAGTGATGTCAGGAAATGTTAGGATAGTTCTAGTATTTCAATGATAGATAACATAACGCAAAATTCGTCATTGACAGTAGAAAAGGGCGGTGCTATTATAATTAAAACCTATAATGTTAGATAAACTAACATTAAATCATAAAAGCATTGCTCTTGTATAAGCCCATTAATAAGGAATGGGCGTTTCTACAGGCAACCGAGAATTGCCCCAGGCTACAAGAGACTGAAAGCGACTAATTTTTCCTGTTTTGCAGTGCCCTAGGGCTGATTGCAGCAGGGAAATGAAGCTGAAGTCTCTTAAGTCTGGGGTTTTTAATTAGAGAAATTTAAGGGAGAGAAGCGCATGAGCCTCACAAGCACCAGACTGTCCGATTCCATTGCTAATGCCAGAACGGTCAAAATTCAGAAAACGAAGGATACCTTTTATGACTTCAAACTTTATCCGTTCGGCGAGCGGGGAACGTATATTGCACCGGAGCTTATAAATGAAATTACCGATAATTTGGCGGTGAGCATTCAGGAGCATTTTCAGGATTACGATTATATCGTATCGCCAGAGCCCGGAGGTCACACATGGGGGATGCTTGCGGCGTATAAGCTCCTGAAGCCGATTAACATTTTAAGGCTGAGCACGGATTTATATAAAGATATTCATCTGGAGGCCAAGCGCGAAACGGCGTACAACGAAAATCGCATTTGCTTTGACGGCTTTCAGGCAGGCGACCATGTTCTGCTCGTTGATGATGTAATCAGCTCCGGTGCAACGATTCGCTCGATTGCTGCCCAAATGGAAGCGATGGGCGTCAAGCTCGTCGGCGTGCAGGCGATTATAGCCAAAGGTGAGCATTACCGCAAGCTGGAGGAAGACTTGAACGTTCCGGTACGCATTCTTAGCCAAGTTTAATTGGAACGCGCGGTATAAACAGGCAGCCCATACACGCTATAGTCAAAGCGGTTAATTACGATAAAGAGGTGGACAATATGACAATTATGGAGCAAAACACGAAGGCGGCAGCTAAAAAAAGAGAAGAAAGCGATTTGCCGCGGAATTGTACCTTTTCCTCTGAGGATTGGCATGTATTGGCGCAATATTGGTATCCGATCGCGATTGCAAACGAGATTGCAGATAAGCCGGTTGCGGTAACTCTGCTTGATATGAAGCTCGTCTGTTACCGCAGCAGCGACCGGGTTGTCGTCGCCCGTGACCTTTGCTTTCACCGCGGAGCCCCGCTAAGCAAGGGCTGGATTGAAAATGGCGAAATCGTGTGTCCGTATCATGGTTTCCGCTACAATTGCGAAGGCAAATGCACGGCGGTGCCCGCGCATCCCAATTCGCGTATCTCTCCTAAACTAAAGCTCATCACATATCCGGCTGTAGAGCGTTATGGCTTGATTTGGACGTCGCTGATGTCCTTGGAGGAAAATATTCCGGCATTCCCCCGCTGGGATGATCCCGATTATCTGAATATTTTGCCGCCGAGCTTTGATATTGCCGGCTCTGCTGGACGCCAAATGGAAGGTTTCCTGGATGTGTCGCATTTCGCTTATGTGCATACGGAAACGTTCGGCGACCGCAACAACACCGAGGTGCCGCAATATAAGGTGAAGCGGGAAGGGCAGGAGCTGCTTGCGGAATATTGGAGCACCGTCAGCAACTATGGCAAGGGACAGGATAACCCGGCTCCTGATGACTTTATGTGGCTGCGTGAATTCCGTGTATTTCCGCCGTTCGCTGCATCGCTCACCGTATATTTTCCAGATGAGGGGAAATTAAATATTTTAAACTGCGCATCTCCGGTATCGGCCCGATATACAAGGCTTTTCTGCCCAATATCGCGTAATTTTGATAAAACTGCTCCGATTCAAGATACGATTGATTTTAACCTAAAGGTGTTCCAAGAGGATGCCGAAATGGTCGAAGCACAGACACCGGAGGATTTGCCGCTCGATCTACAGGCTGAAGCACATATTCCGGCAGACCGGACCTCGATTGCTTACCGCCAGCTGTTGACCGAGCTGGGTCTTGGCAAAAACTACACGTCCTAATACCTTTATATAATAAGATTTGTTATCGAGTAGGAAACAAGAGGCTGGCCATCTGGGCCGGCTCTTTTCCTGTTTTATGGCGAGTTCATTTGCAATTGTGCTTTTTTGAGCCAGAAAGCAGATTTTCTGCTGCTGCTAATGATAAAGTAATAGAGAATGAGATTTGATGCCGACTTTGGAGATGACAACTTGAGAAAATTGAGTCTTTATTATTTCTTTTATTATTTAGCTGCGTCATCCTTTGGTCCTTACATTAGCATTTATTTAAGCGAGAAGGGGATTAGCCTCATAAGCATTGGCTTGATTTTGTCGATGCTTTCGCTTACAGGCATCCTTGCTCAGCCGTTTATGGGGATTTTAAATGATCGATTATCTGACCCTAGACGTATCGTGCTGCTGTGCCTGCTGCTCATGCCATTATTTGCTTTGGGCTATTATTATTTTGATACGGTCTTTGCGCTGTGCCTGGTGTCTTTCTTCTATGCCATGTTCCAAGCGTCCTCTGCTCCTTTGAGCGATGTGCTGACGGTTGAAATCGCTAACAGCCAAGGTTTCTCCTTCGGAAGCATAAGACTATGGGGTGCGCTGAGCTTTGCGCTCGGCTCGTTCATTACCGGATTCGTGTATGGAAAAATCGGATATGGTGCCAGCTTTATTAGCTACGCTCTGCTGATGGTTTTGGCGCTCGTTACGTTCTATACCGTCCCATATAAGACTGTGACGAGAGCTAAAGTGTCCTTGAAGCAGCATGCTTCGCAAATCTTGAAGCACCAAAGCTTTTTGACTTTTGTGCTGTTCAGCTTTCTCATCGCTACGTCGATCGCGATTAATTTTAACTTCCTCCCGATTTACTTCAAGGAGGCAGGCTTTGATAAAGGCTGGATTGGGGCAGCCTACAGCATTGCCGCCATTATTGAGGTTCCAATGTTCTGGTTCGCGGTTAAGCTGCATAGGCGCTTTGGCTTAATTCCAATGATGATGCTGGCGGCTCTATGCTACAGCTTGAAATGCCTCGTTATGGCTTTCTCTACTCAGGTGGGACTAGTGCTTGCGGTGCAGCTGTTTGATGGCATCGCCTTTGCGTTCATGGCAAGCGCTTCGGTAGAGGTGATTAACCGCTATGCGCCGAGCTATGCCAAAGCGACGTATCAGACCTTATTTGTGGCGCTTACTTCCGGAATTGGAGGCATTATCGGAAGTGCCCTGGGCGGTGTGGTCATTACGCATTGGGGCGTCAACCGGTTGTATTTGTTGCTGTTCAGCTTGTGCTTTATTGCACTGGTCGGTTTTACGGCAAGGCGCAGGCAGCTTGAGCCCCGCTCTGACGGGGCGGTAAACCAAGAAGGAGAAATGATTCCTTCCTAAAAATAGAGCAGATGCCCGGAAGCCAATCGGGGCTTGCTACTTCAGGCTATTTCCGAAAGCATCCGCTCTCGCCATTAGGGCTAATTCTTTGGAGCCGAAATCATAGCTTTCAGGTTGTCTTCTTGGTACTTGTCCATACCAGAGAAAACGGCAGTATAATAAATATTGTCCTGCTTCCACAAGTAATAAGGCGTCGTAGGTGATACGTAGATTTGGTTCTTGTCTTCATAAGCCGAAATTTCGACGCCATTAATCTCCAGATTCCGAGTGAGCGTGAGCTTGGATGTGTCGAAAAGCGGCTCCTTGCTCTGATAAAGCGAGAAAGTATCCTCTATATTATAGATTGAGGAATCGTACGATGCGCGATAGTTCGTCCATAGAGCGTCGGTCGCTTGTCTGAACGCATACTCCGTATTCTGATCGCCGGCCCTAAGTAATATCGAACCGCTCAGCTTAAGCCCCGGCAATTCCAAAGGAATTTTCACCGTAAAGTCGAGAATGTTTTCCGCCGCAAGCAAATCCTTTTCATCATAAAGAGGAAACGAATTTCCGGCTCCGTCGTAGCGGACATGCTGAACTTTTTGCGGTATAACAAAGGATTTCACCATTTTTGTGAGCTCTTCTTGCGAAATATACTCGCTATAATAATCGATTGCGTACCATATATTGTCATCCTGCCAGTAGAAGCTTGTGCCCGTTTCTGGCCTTTGCTTGTCGCGTCTCTTATCCGTGAATAAAGTGCCTTTGACATCGCCGATCGTCATCGTTTCCTGTCGGTACTGAGGAGTCTCGTTTGCACTTTGGGGATATTGAGCCGCCCCCCGTAATTGATTGTGCTCCAACAAATTGCCATTGCCAATAGAAGCTTTGACTTCTATAATTTGTTTATTTTTTTTGCCAAAGTTAGCTACAAAAGTAATGGATGCTACATCAATAAGATTGGTATCGTTGGCGCTGGTGAAATTTTTAGAGTATAATACATTCTCGAACTGATAACCTTCAGGAAGATAATCCGGTATTTTAAAGTTATATTTCGGAAAATCGAGTGCCCGATCGAGACTATGAAACCATCTGAATGAATCGTTGTACATAGGATATAGATCCAAACTAGGGATTGCTGCTTGAGTAACCATATCGAGCTCGGCACCTTTCTCTGGATCCGACGCATTGGTAAGCAAGATGGCGCTCAAGACAATAACCGAGAGAATAGCAGCGGCGGAGAGCTTGTACGAACCTTTTTTAAACTTGGCAATCATTATCATTCTCCGTTTTGCTTCATTTTTGTTGTCCCCAAAATACGATAGGTTGACCCGAGAAGAGGGGGAATGGGAAAATAAACGCGACAGCATGAGTAAGGTTCTGCCATAGGACAAAGCTTCATGCTCGCCCAGCGCTTCAAGAACACGCGCGTCGCAGGCCACCTCCTGATCGGCTTTCATCTTTCTTACGGAAAGCCACACCAAAGGGTTGTACCAATGCATTCCTACGGAAAGAGCCCACAGGGAGTTGAACCATAAGTCCTTACGTTTGTAGTGGATGAGTTCATGCATCAGGATATGCGTTAGCTGGTTTGAATCGGCGATCGTGCTAATATCCTCGGGCAAATAAATCCGCGGCCTCCATAAACCATAAAGACAAGGGCTACGAAGATGGCTTGTTTCATAGACGTATATTCTTTTTTTTATGATCAGCTTCTGTTTGCACGCCTCAAGAGCCATGAGTACTTCAGCTTCCTCGATTTTTACTGAGTTTCCGACTATTTTCCTGAAAATCAGCGCGCTAAACAGGTAATATCCACCCAAGCATAGAAGCCCTATAAGCCATACCAGCGAGCCTATCGATAGCCAAGTCATTCCATCCGTGCTTTCTGAAATATGGTCTTGAGAAGAACGTGTTGGGACTGAAGATTCTGTTTCGTCTGCTTGGTTCGTGATGAACTTGGGAGGCTGTTTATTTATATCCATATCATTGGAATTAATTTCCGTGTCGGTGCCGATCTTAGTAAAGGGAGTGAGCTGCGTACTCTTCTGAACTGAATTCCATTCCAGCGGGAACGTTTTCGGCAGCACATTAAACAAGCTTAACTGACTCTGTGGAGCAATGGGAACCAGCAGCTTAATTAACACAATAAACCACAATATATGGATAACTCTAGGTTTAAGGTGCTTTTGGAACAGCTTCCTAATCAAGAGTAGTATGAATAGGATTACCGTCGATACCGCTGACGCAGTGAACAGAAGAGAAAAGACTGTTTCCAGATACTTCATAGCTTCTTCTTGTTCTCCAATATTTGTTGAAGCTCCTCAATATCTTTATCCGATAGTGTCTCTTCTTCGAGAAATTTCGCGCACATCATCCCTACTGCTCCTTTATAAACTCTATTCAGAAATGAACGATTCTCGGCCTTTAAGTATTCATCATGCGAAACCAGCGGATAGTAGAGGTAGTTCCGGCCGGACTTTTCGAATCGAATCGCTTTTTTCTTGTGAAGTCTATTCAGGAAGGTTTTAATCGTCTGATCCGACCAATGCATTTGTTGGGTTAATTTGAAAATAATCTCACTGGCGGACAAAGGCTCCTTTTGCCAGAGGAGCTTCATCACTTCGCTTTCGGCCTCGGTAATGTGTGGGGACTCGTGCATCGTATTCACCCTTCTTTATTTTATTTGTTTACAGCTGTAAACGATATTTAAAGTTTACAAGTGTAAACGCAACGTGTCAAGATTAAATCGTGATTTCCGAAGTTTGGTCT
This genomic window contains:
- a CDS encoding phosphoribosyltransferase — protein: MSLTSTRLSDSIANARTVKIQKTKDTFYDFKLYPFGERGTYIAPELINEITDNLAVSIQEHFQDYDYIVSPEPGGHTWGMLAAYKLLKPINILRLSTDLYKDIHLEAKRETAYNENRICFDGFQAGDHVLLVDDVISSGATIRSIAAQMEAMGVKLVGVQAIIAKGEHYRKLEEDLNVPVRILSQV
- a CDS encoding BlaI/MecI/CopY family transcriptional regulator, whose product is MHESPHITEAESEVMKLLWQKEPLSASEIIFKLTQQMHWSDQTIKTFLNRLHKKKAIRFEKSGRNYLYYPLVSHDEYLKAENRSFLNRVYKGAVGMMCAKFLEEETLSDKDIEELQQILENKKKL
- a CDS encoding alkene reductase, which gives rise to MTKLWNTIKVGNVILQHRLALAPMTRSRALHDGTPGELSALYYAQRASLGLLISEGTQPSEDGQGYLYTPGIYTAAHIAGWKKIADEVHQAGGYLVIQLMHVGRMSHSENTPHHRQPVAPSAIAPKAQMFTATGMQDIPVPRELSLEDVKATVEDFRKAAAAAIQAGADGVEIHGANGYLIHQFISENANVRTDQYGGSIENRTRFAIEVATAVAEEIGAERTGFRISPGVPLGDLVEGNKGPEVYKYLISELAKLNLAYLHVLHSGNEETLREIRSAWPTVLMVNRPSRPLEELSRDVDAGVADIVSVGTWALANPDFVERLKAGGPLNEADPSTFYGGDQRGYTDYPAMN
- a CDS encoding MFS transporter — its product is MRKLSLYYFFYYLAASSFGPYISIYLSEKGISLISIGLILSMLSLTGILAQPFMGILNDRLSDPRRIVLLCLLLMPLFALGYYYFDTVFALCLVSFFYAMFQASSAPLSDVLTVEIANSQGFSFGSIRLWGALSFALGSFITGFVYGKIGYGASFISYALLMVLALVTFYTVPYKTVTRAKVSLKQHASQILKHQSFLTFVLFSFLIATSIAINFNFLPIYFKEAGFDKGWIGAAYSIAAIIEVPMFWFAVKLHRRFGLIPMMMLAALCYSLKCLVMAFSTQVGLVLAVQLFDGIAFAFMASASVEVINRYAPSYAKATYQTLFVALTSGIGGIIGSALGGVVITHWGVNRLYLLLFSLCFIALVGFTARRRQLEPRSDGAVNQEGEMIPS
- a CDS encoding aromatic ring-hydroxylating dioxygenase subunit alpha, producing the protein MEQNTKAAAKKREESDLPRNCTFSSEDWHVLAQYWYPIAIANEIADKPVAVTLLDMKLVCYRSSDRVVVARDLCFHRGAPLSKGWIENGEIVCPYHGFRYNCEGKCTAVPAHPNSRISPKLKLITYPAVERYGLIWTSLMSLEENIPAFPRWDDPDYLNILPPSFDIAGSAGRQMEGFLDVSHFAYVHTETFGDRNNTEVPQYKVKREGQELLAEYWSTVSNYGKGQDNPAPDDFMWLREFRVFPPFAASLTVYFPDEGKLNILNCASPVSARYTRLFCPISRNFDKTAPIQDTIDFNLKVFQEDAEMVEAQTPEDLPLDLQAEAHIPADRTSIAYRQLLTELGLGKNYTS
- a CDS encoding M56 family metallopeptidase codes for the protein MKYLETVFSLLFTASAVSTVILFILLLIRKLFQKHLKPRVIHILWFIVLIKLLVPIAPQSQLSLFNVLPKTFPLEWNSVQKSTQLTPFTKIGTDTEINSNDMDINKQPPKFITNQADETESSVPTRSSQDHISESTDGMTWLSIGSLVWLIGLLCLGGYYLFSALIFRKIVGNSVKIEEAEVLMALEACKQKLIIKKRIYVYETSHLRSPCLYGLWRPRIYLPEDISTIADSNQLTHILMHELIHYKRKDLWFNSLWALSVGMHWYNPLVWLSVRKMKADQEVACDARVLEALGEHEALSYGRTLLMLSRLFSHSPSSRVNLSYFGDNKNEAKRRMIMIAKFKKGSYKLSAAAILSVIVLSAILLTNASDPEKGAELDMVTQAAIPSLDLYPMYNDSFRWFHSLDRALDFPKYNFKIPDYLPEGYQFENVLYSKNFTSANDTNLIDVASITFVANFGKKNKQIIEVKASIGNGNLLEHNQLRGAAQYPQSANETPQYRQETMTIGDVKGTLFTDKRRDKQRPETGTSFYWQDDNIWYAIDYYSEYISQEELTKMVKSFVIPQKVQHVRYDGAGNSFPLYDEKDLLAAENILDFTVKIPLELPGLKLSGSILLRAGDQNTEYAFRQATDALWTNYRASYDSSIYNIEDTFSLYQSKEPLFDTSKLTLTRNLEINGVEISAYEDKNQIYVSPTTPYYLWKQDNIYYTAVFSGMDKYQEDNLKAMISAPKN
- a CDS encoding MarR family transcriptional regulator produces the protein MDGIENGLSEGLPKEEMQAIQRFPINFAIFSLARSHRGLAAHLLRDIGLYAGQEIMLMQLGEQDEQSQQSLGFTMRLDHSTVAKSVRRLEDAGLVTRSRSPKDGRVTLVKLTEVGRELVAKSTAVWTEMERITSKGLSEQEKELLISLSQKISANMESKI